A window of the Candidatus Methylomirabilota bacterium genome harbors these coding sequences:
- a CDS encoding ABC transporter permease subunit: PQLAVTAVFFFWPAFESVRLSLFRTSPFGDRRFFVGLENFVKLFADPDYYRSILNSFVFAFGVTAIALGTGLFVAALATQKIRGLAAYRTAVLWPYGIALPIAGIIFLFIFHPSYGVLPYWMSFVTAYEFNWLLKGWVAMALVIVATAWTHVGYNIAFFLAGLLAIPTSVLEAASVDGAGGIRRFRSIIFPLLSPITFYLLVVNLIFAFFGSFGVIHAVTQGGPGGATDIMVFKVYKDGFIGLNLGSSAAQSVVLMAVVIGLTALQFRFVERRVTY, encoded by the coding sequence TGCCGCAGCTGGCGGTGACCGCCGTGTTCTTCTTCTGGCCCGCCTTCGAGTCGGTGCGCCTGTCCTTGTTCCGCACCTCGCCGTTCGGCGACAGGCGCTTCTTCGTCGGTCTCGAGAACTTCGTGAAGCTCTTCGCCGACCCGGACTACTACCGGTCGATCCTGAACAGCTTCGTGTTCGCCTTCGGCGTGACCGCGATCGCCCTCGGGACGGGCCTGTTCGTCGCCGCGCTCGCGACCCAGAAGATCCGCGGGCTCGCCGCGTACCGCACGGCCGTCCTCTGGCCGTACGGCATCGCGCTGCCGATCGCCGGCATCATCTTCCTCTTCATCTTCCACCCCTCGTACGGCGTGCTCCCGTACTGGATGTCGTTCGTGACCGCGTACGAGTTCAACTGGCTGCTCAAGGGGTGGGTCGCGATGGCCCTCGTGATCGTCGCGACGGCCTGGACCCACGTCGGCTACAACATCGCCTTCTTCCTGGCGGGGCTCCTCGCGATCCCGACCTCCGTGCTGGAAGCCGCCAGCGTGGACGGGGCGGGCGGGATCCGGCGCTTCCGGTCCATCATCTTCCCGCTGCTGTCGCCGATCACCTTCTACCTGCTCGTCGTCAACCTGATCTTCGCCTTCTTCGGCTCCTTCGGTGTGATCCACGCGGTCACGCAGGGCGGCCCAGGGGGCGCGACCGACATCATGGTCTTCAAGGTGTACAAGGACGGGTTCATCGGGCTGAACCTCGGGTCGTCCGCGGCCCAGTCGGTCGTCCTGATGGCGGTCGTGATCGGGCTGACGGCGCTCCAGTTCCGCTTCGTCGAGCGGCGGGTGACCTACTGA
- the ugpE gene encoding sn-glycerol-3-phosphate ABC transporter permease UgpE, with amino-acid sequence MATGGAIAAPARVETLGGVAEWQRRRSPIPWGSLVVHALLLLCVAVIAFPIYYAFVISTQTLDEVIARPPVLRPSTNMLRNYADAWHRSHMARLLWNSAVVAVVSAVGKIAISMLSAFAIVYFNFRGKSVAFWLIFVTLMLPVEVRIMSTYEVIGDLGWLDSYAGLTVPLMASATATFLFRQFYLTVPNELVEAAQLDGVGPLRFLTSFLLPLSWANIAALFVVLFIYGWNQYLWPLMITNTEAMRVVVIGLQDLIPRTGTHVPEWNVMMAAAMMALLPPVAVILFMQRWFVKGLIETEK; translated from the coding sequence ATGGCGACGGGCGGGGCGATCGCGGCGCCGGCACGCGTCGAGACGCTCGGCGGGGTGGCCGAGTGGCAGCGGCGCCGCTCGCCGATCCCCTGGGGATCGCTCGTGGTCCACGCGCTGCTCCTCCTCTGCGTCGCGGTCATCGCGTTCCCGATCTACTACGCCTTCGTAATCTCGACCCAGACGCTCGACGAAGTCATCGCGCGCCCGCCGGTGCTCCGGCCCTCGACGAACATGCTCCGGAACTACGCGGACGCGTGGCACCGCTCCCACATGGCCCGCCTCCTCTGGAACAGCGCCGTCGTCGCCGTCGTCTCGGCGGTCGGCAAGATCGCGATCTCGATGCTGTCGGCCTTCGCGATCGTCTACTTCAACTTCCGCGGCAAGTCCGTGGCGTTCTGGTTGATCTTCGTCACGCTCATGCTGCCCGTCGAGGTCCGGATCATGTCGACCTACGAGGTCATCGGCGACCTCGGCTGGCTCGACAGCTACGCGGGGCTCACGGTCCCGCTGATGGCCTCGGCGACGGCGACGTTCCTCTTCCGCCAGTTCTACCTGACGGTCCCCAACGAGCTGGTGGAGGCGGCGCAGCTCGACGGCGTCGGGCCGCTGCGCTTCCTCACGTCGTTCCTCCTGCCGCTCTCCTGGGCGAACATCGCCGCGCTCTTCGTCGTCCTGTTCATCTACGGCTGGAACCAGTACCTCTGGCCGCTCATGATCACCAACACCGAGGCGATGCGCGTCGTCGTGATCGGCCTCCAGGACCTCATCCCGCGCACGGGCACGCACGTGCCCGAGTGGAACGTCATGATGGCCGCCGCGATGATGGCGCTGCTCCCGCCGGTGGCCGTCATCCTCTTCATGCAACGCTGGTTCGTGAAGGGGCTCATCGAGACCGAGAAATGA